The following proteins are encoded in a genomic region of Candidatus Thermoplasmatota archaeon:
- a CDS encoding metallophosphoesterase: MEIVATGDVHEGMNFGYNVDPETGISERAMDLHRNFARAAKYAIEKGAGLFAVLGDLFDRTHVSPAFRELVRADVIEPLRDARIPVWILAGNHDQPRSMARGTSIEDFRGYPSVTVFRKPDVRILELGSARVGFLVLPYLHPEQIVEWVKEKLNEDIPKEQSYELSRRLWKEWMRKRAEEMDADYKILFGHYYVEGARISSTTYVEILPDEFSFTQDMIPQAVDLALFSHIHLHQVMENTPPIVYTGAPERIDWGERMDAKGFVSVNPEERTWRFIDLPVRDMVDVEVDVADSDDPTRDILNSLPTDVSGKMLRMRISVGEGTRERIDENTIADFLRPAFTYQIRWTEEGVEKVSLSEFTLDPYRLFKDFVDLNYSDHKKHDPILGEGDQILREVLS; encoded by the coding sequence ATGGAGATTGTTGCTACTGGTGATGTTCACGAAGGCATGAACTTCGGATACAATGTAGATCCAGAGACGGGAATCTCCGAGCGGGCGATGGACCTGCACAGGAACTTCGCGCGGGCCGCGAAGTACGCGATCGAGAAGGGAGCAGGCCTCTTCGCGGTCCTCGGGGACCTGTTCGACCGGACGCATGTGAGCCCTGCGTTCAGAGAGCTAGTAAGGGCGGACGTGATCGAGCCGCTGAGGGACGCCCGGATTCCCGTGTGGATCCTCGCGGGGAACCACGACCAGCCGCGAAGCATGGCGCGAGGGACCTCCATAGAGGATTTTCGAGGGTATCCCAGCGTCACAGTGTTCAGGAAGCCCGACGTCAGGATCCTTGAGCTCGGATCCGCTCGAGTTGGTTTCCTTGTTCTCCCCTATCTGCATCCTGAGCAGATCGTTGAGTGGGTCAAGGAGAAGTTGAACGAGGACATACCGAAGGAACAGAGCTACGAGTTGTCCAGGAGGCTCTGGAAAGAGTGGATGAGGAAGAGAGCGGAGGAGATGGATGCGGACTACAAGATTCTCTTCGGTCACTATTACGTGGAAGGGGCGAGGATAAGTAGCACGACGTACGTCGAGATCCTGCCTGATGAGTTCTCCTTCACCCAGGATATGATTCCGCAGGCAGTCGATCTTGCGCTCTTCAGTCACATACACTTGCACCAGGTTATGGAGAATACGCCTCCAATCGTCTACACGGGTGCCCCAGAGAGAATAGACTGGGGAGAACGTATGGATGCCAAGGGCTTTGTGTCCGTGAATCCCGAAGAGAGGACGTGGAGATTCATCGACCTTCCGGTCAGGGACATGGTTGACGTGGAAGTCGACGTCGCGGACAGCGACGACCCGACGAGGGACATCCTCAACAGCCTGCCAACCGATGTCAGCGGGAAGATGCTGAGAATGAGAATCTCGGTTGGGGAGGGCACCCGGGAGAGAATCGATGAGAACACGATAGCGGATTTCCTGCGCCCAGCGTTCACGTACCAGATCAGATGGACCGAGGAGGGTGTGGAGAAAGTGAGCCTGTCCGAGTTCACGTTGGACCCATATAGGCTCTTCAAGGACTTCGTTGACCTCAATTACTCTGACCACAAGAAACACGACCCCATTCTCGGAGAGGGGGATCAGATACTCAGGGAGGTGCTGTCCTGA